In Jaculus jaculus isolate mJacJac1 chromosome 4, mJacJac1.mat.Y.cur, whole genome shotgun sequence, a single genomic region encodes these proteins:
- the Neu2 gene encoding sialidase-2, which yields MATCPALQKERLFQQGAHVYRIPALLYLPEQRTLLAFAEKRLSRKDEEAEQIVLRRGDYDAAAHRVQWQAQEVVTQAQLEGYRSMNPCPLYDEHTGTLFLFFIAIPGQVSEHHQLRTRTNVTRLCHVVSVDHGRNWSPAKDLTGTAVGKAYKDWATFAVGPGHCLQLRNSAGSLLVPAYAYRNLHPFRAPAPSAFCFLSHDHGRTWKRGNFVSQNTLECQVAEVGAGAQKVVYLNARSFLGARVQAQSSNDGLDFQNSQAVRKLVEPPNGCHGSIVTFPSPRPSVSDMWLLYTHPTDPQRRENLGVYLNPRPLDPSAWLEPTLLATGSCAYSDLQSMGHGPDGSPQFGCLFESDNYQEIIFLMFTLKQAFPGIFGAQ from the exons ATGGCCACCTGCCCTGCCCTGCAGAAAGAGAGGCTCTTCCAGCAGGGCGCCCATGTCTACAGAATCCCTGCTCTCCTCTACCTCCCGGAGCAAAGGACCTTGCTGGCCTTCGCGGAAAAGCGGTTGAGCAGGAAGGACGAGGAAGCAGAGCAGATTGTGCTGCGCAGAGGAGACTATGATGCAGCTGCCCACCGGGTCCAG TGGCAAGCTCAAGAGGTGGTGACCCAAGCCCAGCTGGAGGGCTACCGCTCCATGAACCCGTGTCCCTTGTATGACGAGCACACAGGgaccctcttcctcttcttcattgCCATCCCGGGGCAGGTCTCAGAACATCACCAGCTCCGGACCAGGACCAACGTCACGCGGCTGTGCCACGTTGTCAGCGTTGACCATGGGAGGAACTGGAGTCCAGCCAAGGATCTCACAGGCACCGCCGTCGGCAAGGCCTACAAGGACTGGGCCACGTTTGCCGTGGGCCCCGGGCACTGTCTGCAGCTGCGCAATAGTGCCGGGAGCCTGTTGGTGCCCGCTTATGCCTACAGGAACCTGCACCCCTTCCGAGCGCCTGCCCCCTCCGCTTTCTGCTTCCTCAGCCACGACCACGGGCGCACATGGAAGAGAGGGAACTTTGTGTCCCAGAACACACTGGAATGCCAGGTGGCTGAGGTTGGGGCTGGGGCACAGAAGGTGGTGTATCTCAACGCTAGGAGCTTCCTGGGGGCCAGGGTCCAGGCACAGAGCTCCAatgatggcctggatttccagAATAGCCAGGCTGTGCGGAAGCTTGTAGAACCCCCCAATGGCTGCCACGGGAGTATAGTCACCTTCCCTAGCCCAAGGCCAAGCGTCTCAGACATGTGGCTGCTCTATACCCATCCCACAGACCCCCAGAGGAGGGAGAACCTGGGAGTGTACCTCAACCCGAGACCACTGGACCCCAGCGCCTGGCTGGAGCCCACCCTGTTAGCCACAGGCAGCTGTGCCTACTCGGATCTGCAGAGCATGGGGCATGGTCCCGATGGCTCTCCCCAGTTTGGGTGTCTGTTCGAGTCGGATAACTACCAGGAGATCATTTTCCTCATGTTCACCCTGAAGCAAGCCTTCCCAGGCATATTTGGGGCCCAGTAA